In the genome of Photobacterium sp. TLY01, one region contains:
- the gap gene encoding type I glyceraldehyde-3-phosphate dehydrogenase, which yields MTIKVGINGFGRIGRFVFRASVERDDIEVVGINDLIDVEYMAYMLKYDSTHGRFKGTVEVKDGNLIVNGKTVRVTAERDPASLNWDAIGVDVVAEATGIFLTDETARKHIEAGAKKVVLTGPSKDDTPMFVMGVNHESYAGQDIVSNASCTTNCLAPIAKVLNDKWGIKDGLMTTVHATTATQKTVDGPSAKDWRGGRGASQNIIPSSTGAAKAVGKVIPELNGKLTGMAFRVPTADVSVVDLTVNLEKPATYEEIKAEMKRASEAEMSGVLGYTEDAVVSQDFIGEVRTSVFDADAGIALTDTFVKVVSWYDNEIGYSNKVLDLVAHISK from the coding sequence ATGACTATCAAAGTAGGTATTAACGGTTTTGGCCGCATCGGTCGTTTCGTTTTCCGTGCTTCTGTAGAACGTGATGATATCGAAGTTGTTGGTATCAACGACCTGATCGACGTCGAGTACATGGCTTACATGCTGAAGTACGATTCAACTCACGGCCGTTTCAAAGGCACAGTTGAAGTTAAAGACGGTAACCTGATCGTTAACGGCAAGACTGTACGTGTTACCGCTGAGCGCGATCCAGCGAGCCTGAACTGGGATGCAATCGGTGTTGATGTTGTTGCAGAAGCAACGGGTATCTTCCTGACTGACGAAACTGCACGTAAGCACATCGAAGCGGGTGCGAAAAAGGTTGTTCTGACGGGTCCGTCTAAAGACGACACGCCTATGTTCGTCATGGGTGTAAACCACGAATCATATGCAGGTCAGGACATCGTTTCTAACGCGTCTTGTACGACTAACTGTCTGGCACCTATCGCTAAGGTTCTGAACGACAAGTGGGGCATCAAAGACGGTCTGATGACGACTGTTCACGCAACCACAGCGACTCAGAAAACGGTTGACGGTCCTTCTGCAAAAGACTGGCGCGGTGGCCGTGGTGCTTCTCAGAACATCATCCCATCTTCAACAGGTGCAGCTAAAGCTGTAGGTAAAGTTATTCCTGAGCTGAACGGCAAACTGACCGGTATGGCATTCCGCGTTCCAACTGCAGACGTTTCTGTTGTTGACCTGACTGTTAACCTGGAAAAACCTGCAACTTACGAAGAAATCAAAGCTGAAATGAAGCGTGCTTCTGAAGCTGAGATGTCTGGTGTACTGGGTTACACTGAAGACGCAGTTGTGTCTCAGGACTTCATCGGTGAAGTACGTACTTCTGTATTCGACGCTGACGCAGGTATCGCGCTGACCGATACTTTCGTGAAAGTTGTATCCTGGTACGACAACGAGATCGGTTACTCTAATAAAGTACTGGATCTGGTTGCTCACATCTCTAAGTAA
- a CDS encoding DUF2989 domain-containing protein encodes MSNAPHMTSSGKKTRNILFFLSAVVFLPACQGEFKTTDSLCAAHPELCEGLNNNDGQCRIQRTDLIWQRYKQLKTPTDIEKLHTLEFTRSYQYCLEYAAEIEPTRYKERKSLRATALIHSYEVIEQLTEELADSKEPEVIYDRWSQGEHKAKEEFLKLEGTGQLQTPELQLALASFYTDIDKAKTRQLLLRALELYQGKSKVKPDIILTLATQAHQEDNKSEAYLWSRVGSLMGLPVASPETLLRLYPMPQQDKSHLDSLADSIIQSISSGHFNRVSVEKNLTALPSQQPGQPSS; translated from the coding sequence ATGAGTAACGCACCGCACATGACTTCTTCTGGCAAAAAAACACGCAACATTTTGTTTTTTCTTTCTGCTGTTGTATTTCTGCCAGCCTGCCAGGGTGAGTTCAAAACGACTGACAGCCTTTGCGCTGCCCATCCCGAGCTGTGTGAAGGGCTGAATAACAATGATGGCCAGTGCCGCATCCAGCGTACTGACCTCATTTGGCAACGTTATAAACAGCTGAAAACGCCAACCGACATTGAAAAACTGCATACGCTTGAGTTCACGCGCAGCTATCAGTATTGCCTGGAGTATGCTGCTGAAATCGAACCGACCCGTTATAAAGAACGCAAATCGTTGCGGGCAACCGCCCTCATTCACAGCTATGAAGTGATTGAACAACTGACAGAAGAACTGGCTGACTCCAAAGAACCCGAGGTCATTTATGATCGCTGGAGTCAGGGCGAGCACAAAGCTAAAGAAGAATTTCTGAAACTGGAAGGAACAGGCCAGCTGCAGACACCTGAATTACAGCTGGCGCTGGCCTCTTTTTATACCGACATTGATAAAGCCAAAACTCGCCAGCTCCTGTTAAGAGCTCTGGAGCTTTATCAGGGTAAAAGCAAAGTCAAACCAGACATTATTCTGACACTGGCGACACAAGCCCACCAGGAGGACAACAAAAGCGAAGCCTATTTGTGGTCAAGAGTGGGTAGCCTGATGGGACTCCCCGTTGCCAGCCCAGAGACCTTATTGCGCCTGTATCCCATGCCGCAACAGGATAAAAGTCATCTGGATTCCTTAGCCGACAGCATTATCCAGAGCATCAGTAGCGGTCACTTCAACCGTGTCTCTGTAGAAAAAAACCTGACCGCACTGCCAAGCCAGCAACCCGGACAGCCATCATCCTGA
- a CDS encoding YeaC family protein, producing the protein MDVQQILAAMTPEVYQKLLAAAETGKWADGTPLTDAQKESTMQAVMLYQSRHNTEAEHMTVAAGGEIRFKSKSELKRDFAIEDSEAPVAEIARFSLQQN; encoded by the coding sequence ATGGATGTACAACAGATTCTGGCTGCAATGACCCCAGAGGTATACCAAAAGTTACTGGCTGCAGCAGAAACGGGCAAATGGGCTGATGGCACCCCATTAACTGATGCTCAGAAAGAATCCACCATGCAGGCTGTGATGCTGTATCAGTCTCGTCATAACACCGAGGCCGAGCATATGACTGTGGCTGCTGGTGGTGAGATACGTTTTAAGTCTAAATCTGAGTTAAAACGTGATTTTGCCATTGAAGATAGCGAAGCGCCTGTGGCAGAGATTGCCCGTTTCTCTTTGCAGCAGAACTGA
- a CDS encoding NADPH-dependent 2,4-dienoyl-CoA reductase yields the protein MDTLTYPHLLAPLDLGFTQLKNRVLMGSMHTGLEEAHDGFKKLSAFYAARARGGVGLIVTGGFAPNFRGRLTPLSAEFSSGRAARAHRVITDAVHKEGGKIALQLLHAGRYAMHPFAVSASGIKAPISKFTPKEMSRRQILKTIDAFARSSELAREAGYDGVELMGSEGYLINQFICQRSNHRTDEWGGSYENRVRFPLELVKAVRARVGQDFIIIFRLSMLDLVEQGSTYDEVVQLAQALEAAGVTILNTGIGWHEARVPTIATQVPRAAFSWVTEKLKGKVSIPLVTCNRINTPEVAESILASDQADMVSMARPFLADADFVLKAEQNRADDINTCIGCNQACLDHVFAGKRASCLVNPQACYETELVLTPAAQKRKVAVIGAGPAGLAFATAAAERGFEVDLYEKNDYIGGQFNLAMQIPGKEEFRETIRYFSRRLSQTGVNLKLGKAVDINALKGYDDVVVSTGVKPRIPAIPGLEASDKVIDYQTLIRDKVQLGQRVAVIGAGGIGVDVSSMLTEPQDSSLDSWLQDWGIDKTITHAGGLCTPQSEHSERQVWLMQRRPGKMGKGPGKTTGWIHQQVLLKRGVEMLSGVSYDKIDAQGLHISVEGQQRVLDVDHIVLCAGQTSVDELSAPLKALGINVHVIGGAEFAGEVDAKRVIRQGTELAARL from the coding sequence ATGGACACTCTGACCTACCCACACTTGCTGGCACCTTTGGATCTTGGCTTCACTCAGCTGAAGAACCGGGTGTTGATGGGCTCTATGCATACCGGCCTGGAAGAAGCACACGATGGATTTAAAAAGCTGTCTGCCTTTTACGCTGCCCGCGCCAGAGGTGGAGTAGGCCTGATCGTGACCGGTGGTTTTGCCCCCAATTTTCGCGGCCGCTTAACACCACTCAGTGCGGAATTCAGCAGCGGACGGGCGGCAAGGGCGCACCGGGTGATCACAGATGCTGTCCATAAAGAAGGCGGCAAGATTGCCCTTCAGCTGCTGCATGCCGGGCGCTATGCAATGCATCCGTTTGCTGTCAGTGCTTCTGGCATTAAAGCGCCTATCTCTAAATTTACGCCCAAAGAAATGAGCCGCCGCCAGATCCTCAAGACCATCGATGCCTTTGCGCGCAGCTCTGAGCTGGCCAGAGAGGCGGGTTATGATGGCGTTGAGTTGATGGGCTCTGAAGGTTATCTGATCAACCAGTTTATCTGTCAGCGCTCCAACCACAGAACCGATGAATGGGGCGGCAGTTATGAGAACCGGGTTCGTTTTCCTCTTGAGCTGGTCAAAGCTGTTCGTGCCCGGGTCGGTCAGGATTTCATTATTATTTTCCGGCTGTCGATGTTGGATCTGGTCGAGCAGGGCAGTACTTATGATGAAGTGGTGCAGTTGGCCCAGGCGCTGGAAGCCGCCGGTGTGACTATCCTCAATACCGGCATTGGCTGGCATGAGGCGCGAGTCCCGACCATCGCAACCCAGGTGCCCCGTGCGGCGTTCAGCTGGGTGACGGAAAAGCTCAAAGGGAAAGTGTCGATTCCGTTGGTGACCTGTAACCGGATTAATACCCCAGAAGTAGCTGAATCCATTCTTGCATCTGATCAGGCCGATATGGTGTCGATGGCTCGTCCGTTCCTGGCTGACGCTGATTTTGTGCTCAAGGCCGAACAGAACCGTGCCGATGATATTAATACTTGTATTGGCTGTAATCAGGCCTGTCTGGATCATGTGTTTGCCGGTAAGCGGGCGAGTTGCCTGGTGAATCCTCAGGCATGCTACGAGACTGAACTGGTTCTGACGCCTGCGGCGCAAAAGCGGAAGGTGGCTGTAATTGGTGCAGGCCCTGCTGGCCTGGCTTTCGCAACGGCGGCGGCAGAACGCGGCTTCGAGGTCGATTTATACGAGAAAAACGACTACATCGGCGGACAGTTTAATCTGGCGATGCAAATTCCGGGGAAAGAAGAATTCCGGGAAACAATTCGTTATTTCTCCCGCCGTTTGAGTCAGACAGGGGTAAACCTGAAGCTGGGTAAGGCGGTCGATATCAATGCGCTGAAAGGCTACGACGACGTTGTGGTCTCAACCGGAGTGAAACCCCGTATTCCCGCTATTCCCGGATTGGAAGCCAGTGATAAGGTCATCGATTATCAGACCCTGATCCGCGATAAAGTGCAGTTGGGACAGCGGGTCGCTGTGATCGGTGCTGGCGGTATTGGGGTGGATGTCTCAAGCATGCTGACAGAGCCTCAGGACAGTTCGCTGGACAGCTGGTTACAGGACTGGGGCATTGATAAAACCATTACCCATGCTGGTGGATTATGTACGCCTCAAAGCGAGCACAGTGAGCGTCAGGTCTGGCTGATGCAGCGTCGTCCGGGCAAGATGGGTAAAGGTCCGGGTAAAACAACAGGCTGGATTCATCAGCAGGTATTGCTGAAGCGCGGTGTGGAAATGCTCTCCGGTGTCAGCTACGACAAGATCGATGCGCAAGGCCTGCATATCAGCGTGGAAGGTCAGCAGCGCGTGCTGGATGTGGATCACATTGTGTTGTGCGCCGGTCAGACCTCAGTCGACGAGTTGTCAGCGCCACTGAAAGCGCTGGGTATCAATGTGCATGTGATTGGTGGTGCTGAATTTGCCGGGGAAGTGGATGCGAAGCGGGTAATCCGCCAGGGCACCGAATTGGCGGCCCGTCTGTAA
- the sppA gene encoding signal peptide peptidase SppA encodes MKVLLKGIAKVLRGCWKLLSFTRQLFFNLFFIALIGVIIFAFQQGADTPALPDKAALVLDIDGPIVEQRSYVNPFDQFVDSAMGQVPVQENILFDIVDTIRAAAKDDRITGLILNLKNMPETNLTKLRYIAKAIEEFKQAGKPVFATGDHYRQSQYYLASFADKVFMSADGGVMLTGYGSYSLYYKTLLDNLDVTTHVFRVGTYKSFVEPYTRDNMSDAAREANTAWLNQMWDAYTQDVARNRQIPASVLNPDVKDLVAELKSVDGDFARLSQKMGLVDELVSRTQLRQTFIKEFGSDGDHGFNQISYYDYQPSVSAPFEPSKNGIAIVVASGAIVDGQQGQGRVGGDTTAALLREARLDDDIKAVILRVDSPGGSAFASEIIRNEVDALKLAGKPVVVSMSSLAASGGYWISSSASEIIAQPTTITGSIGIFGMLATFEKGLENIGVHSDGVGTTPFAGIGITRGLPDDVAEIFQLGIENGYQRFISLVSKHRHLSLEETDKIAQGRVWTGQDALKLGLVDRLGDFDDAIVSAAKLAKLDSYDTRWIELPLSPMEQFLQDMTSETSARIGMAISAQLPKVFTPALRHITADITSMNNFNDPKGQYAFCLNCSSTGN; translated from the coding sequence ATGAAAGTACTACTAAAAGGCATTGCCAAAGTGCTGCGGGGATGTTGGAAGCTGCTGAGCTTCACCCGCCAGTTATTTTTTAACCTGTTTTTCATTGCCCTGATTGGGGTCATCATTTTCGCTTTCCAGCAAGGGGCTGACACACCGGCTCTGCCCGACAAAGCTGCATTGGTACTGGATATTGACGGCCCGATTGTTGAACAGCGATCCTACGTCAATCCCTTCGATCAGTTTGTTGACAGCGCCATGGGTCAGGTACCGGTTCAGGAAAATATCCTGTTCGACATCGTTGATACCATCCGGGCAGCCGCGAAGGACGACAGGATCACCGGCCTTATCCTGAACCTGAAAAACATGCCAGAAACCAACCTGACCAAGCTGCGCTACATTGCCAAGGCCATTGAAGAATTCAAACAGGCTGGCAAACCTGTCTTTGCGACCGGTGATCACTACCGCCAGAGTCAGTACTACCTGGCCAGTTTTGCCGACAAAGTCTTCATGTCTGCCGACGGGGGCGTCATGCTGACCGGTTATGGCAGTTACTCGCTGTACTATAAGACCCTGCTGGATAATCTGGATGTCACCACCCATGTCTTCCGTGTCGGGACCTATAAATCATTCGTTGAGCCCTATACCCGCGACAACATGTCAGACGCCGCGCGCGAAGCAAACACCGCCTGGCTCAACCAGATGTGGGACGCTTACACTCAGGATGTCGCGCGCAACCGCCAGATCCCGGCCAGCGTACTCAACCCTGATGTCAAAGATCTGGTTGCTGAGCTGAAAAGTGTAGACGGTGATTTCGCCCGCCTGAGTCAGAAAATGGGGCTGGTGGATGAACTGGTCAGCCGTACCCAATTACGCCAGACCTTCATCAAGGAATTCGGCAGCGATGGCGACCATGGATTCAATCAAATCAGTTACTACGATTATCAGCCTTCAGTGAGTGCGCCATTCGAACCAAGCAAAAACGGTATTGCTATCGTGGTTGCCAGCGGTGCGATTGTCGATGGTCAGCAGGGACAAGGCAGAGTCGGTGGCGACACAACGGCCGCTTTGCTGCGAGAAGCCCGTCTTGATGATGACATTAAAGCAGTGATTCTGCGCGTCGACAGCCCTGGCGGCAGTGCGTTCGCCTCTGAGATTATCCGCAATGAAGTGGATGCCTTGAAGCTGGCGGGTAAACCTGTGGTGGTTTCTATGTCCAGTCTGGCAGCATCCGGCGGCTACTGGATCTCGTCCAGCGCCAGCGAAATTATTGCTCAGCCAACCACGATTACAGGATCTATCGGTATCTTCGGTATGCTGGCAACCTTTGAAAAAGGTCTGGAAAACATCGGGGTTCACAGCGACGGTGTCGGGACAACGCCCTTTGCTGGTATCGGAATCACCCGAGGTTTACCTGACGATGTCGCTGAAATTTTCCAGTTAGGCATTGAGAACGGCTATCAGCGCTTTATCAGCCTGGTGAGCAAGCATCGCCATCTGTCACTTGAAGAAACGGACAAAATTGCGCAAGGCCGGGTCTGGACCGGTCAGGATGCATTGAAACTGGGTCTGGTAGACCGTCTGGGCGATTTTGATGATGCCATCGTCTCTGCGGCCAAACTGGCAAAACTGGACAGCTACGACACACGCTGGATAGAGTTACCGCTCAGCCCGATGGAGCAGTTTCTGCAGGATATGACCTCGGAAACCAGCGCCCGTATCGGCATGGCCATATCTGCTCAGCTACCCAAGGTGTTCACGCCAGCCTTGCGTCATATCACTGCAGATATCACCAGCATGAATAATTTTAATGATCCTAAAGGACAATATGCTTTCTGTCTGAACTGTTCCAGCACAGGAAATTAA
- a CDS encoding glutathione S-transferase family protein gives MILHGASISPFVRKIMLALSYKGLNYDLQPLNPYLEKELAHKRHPMGKVPVLEHDNLTVIDSTVIAHYLDDIYPVPPLYPGDAGERAKIRWLEEYADTRLSALLAGVLFYQKILRGQILEKDIDQEAIDDCMQHHLPPVLNYLEEQVPAEGYITTRFSMAEITLWSIFRSGWMAGLRLKPHYPKLAVYLEGIEQEPWVSSLMAQEDHELSGFYCDPVPFTVLRQ, from the coding sequence ATGATTCTGCACGGTGCCTCCATTTCTCCTTTTGTCAGAAAAATCATGCTGGCCTTATCTTACAAAGGACTGAACTACGATTTACAGCCGCTCAACCCCTACCTGGAAAAAGAGCTGGCGCACAAACGCCATCCCATGGGAAAAGTGCCGGTACTCGAACATGACAATCTGACCGTGATCGACTCAACCGTGATCGCCCATTACCTGGATGACATCTATCCGGTCCCTCCGCTCTACCCCGGCGATGCCGGTGAAAGAGCAAAAATCCGCTGGCTGGAAGAATATGCCGATACCCGGCTGAGTGCGCTGCTCGCCGGTGTGCTCTTCTATCAGAAAATACTCAGAGGTCAGATTCTGGAAAAAGACATTGATCAGGAGGCCATTGATGATTGTATGCAGCATCACCTGCCGCCTGTTCTGAACTACCTGGAAGAACAAGTACCGGCTGAAGGCTATATAACTACCCGTTTTTCGATGGCTGAGATTACACTTTGGAGTATTTTCCGCAGTGGCTGGATGGCTGGCTTAAGATTAAAGCCCCACTATCCTAAACTGGCCGTGTATCTGGAAGGTATTGAGCAAGAGCCCTGGGTTTCAAGTTTAATGGCACAGGAAGATCATGAGCTGAGTGGCTTTTACTGTGACCCTGTGCCTTTCACTGTTCTCAGGCAGTAA
- a CDS encoding D-hexose-6-phosphate mutarotase: MDLRQLPTSTVLSEHISLCRLDGVDIIRILHPECQAAVSLFGGHLLSFQPQGHKDLIWMSEAADFSGKSPIRGGIPVCWPWFGKVASPSHGFARSSVWELESFNDQKSHVTVTLTLHDSPKSRAIWPYHFHNRLHFEFDKTLKVQLTSTNTDQRPWHMSGALHTYLAVGDIMQAKLSGLGNEYLDGLADQQRLPTNGVLQFDDAVDRVYSRAEDTMYLEDPALFRRLRMHNHGHDSAVVWNPWQSGAAGMADMTPDGYTTMLCVESAVAGQSIVLKPGQSHHLSTEIGAE; this comes from the coding sequence ATGGACTTACGTCAACTTCCGACTTCAACAGTGCTTTCAGAACATATCAGCCTGTGCCGTCTTGATGGTGTGGATATCATTCGAATTCTTCACCCTGAATGCCAGGCCGCTGTCTCATTATTTGGTGGTCATCTCTTAAGTTTCCAGCCGCAGGGACACAAGGACCTGATTTGGATGAGTGAGGCCGCCGACTTCTCAGGTAAATCACCGATTCGTGGTGGCATTCCAGTCTGCTGGCCATGGTTCGGTAAAGTTGCCAGTCCTTCGCACGGCTTTGCACGTTCCAGCGTTTGGGAGCTGGAAAGTTTCAACGATCAGAAAAGCCATGTCACGGTCACGCTCACGCTGCATGATTCCCCCAAGTCCCGTGCTATATGGCCCTACCACTTCCATAACCGGCTTCACTTTGAGTTCGATAAAACCCTCAAAGTCCAGCTGACCAGCACCAATACCGACCAGCGGCCTTGGCATATGTCCGGCGCGCTTCATACCTATCTGGCCGTGGGAGACATTATGCAAGCGAAATTGTCCGGGCTGGGTAATGAATACCTCGATGGTCTGGCCGATCAGCAACGTCTTCCAACCAATGGTGTCTTACAATTCGATGACGCCGTAGACAGGGTTTACAGCCGGGCAGAAGACACGATGTATCTGGAAGATCCTGCTCTGTTTCGCCGCCTGCGCATGCATAACCATGGCCATGACAGTGCCGTGGTCTGGAACCCATGGCAGTCAGGTGCGGCAGGCATGGCTGATATGACGCCGGATGGTTACACCACTATGCTGTGTGTGGAATCAGCCGTAGCGGGCCAGAGTATTGTGCTGAAACCCGGGCAATCACATCATCTCAGCACAGAAATCGGCGCCGAGTAA
- the msrB gene encoding peptide-methionine (R)-S-oxide reductase MsrB — protein MAFKTNSYWKELLSDEQYYVCREGGTEAPFSGTLLHNKKTGIYHCTCCQIALFHSEQKYDSGCGWPSFDAPVHSDSIRYLSDTSHGMKRTEIRCAECDSHLGHVFDDGPVSTGQRYCVNSVSLQFSEAE, from the coding sequence ATGGCTTTTAAAACAAATTCTTACTGGAAAGAACTGTTATCGGATGAACAATATTATGTTTGTCGGGAAGGCGGCACAGAAGCGCCTTTTTCAGGCACGTTATTGCATAATAAGAAAACAGGAATATATCACTGCACTTGTTGTCAGATTGCCTTATTTCATTCTGAGCAAAAATACGATTCAGGGTGTGGCTGGCCGAGTTTTGATGCGCCTGTTCATTCCGATTCAATTCGATATTTAAGCGATACCAGTCACGGGATGAAGCGAACGGAAATTCGCTGTGCTGAATGTGACAGCCACTTAGGGCATGTATTTGATGATGGGCCTGTTTCTACCGGGCAGCGATACTGCGTCAATTCTGTCTCACTACAGTTTAGTGAAGCGGAATAA
- the ansA gene encoding asparaginase: MTKKNIYIAYTGGTIGMQKSAHGYIPVAGFMERQLQNMPEFHRSEMPAFTIHEYAPLIDSSDMTPEDWQRIADDIQANYDKFDGFVILHGTDTMAYTASALSFMLENLGKPVIVTGSQIPLAEMRSDGQSNLLNALHLAANYPVNEVTVFFNNQLLRGNRSTKAHADGFNAFISPNMPALIEAGINIQVKPTTELNKQPAGEFRVHQITPQPIGVITMYPGISPEVIRNTLRQPVNAMILLTFGVGNAPQNPELLAQLKEAADRGVIVVNLTQCLSGKVNMDGYATGCALADAGVLSGYDMTREAALAKLHFLLSQALPTEKVRELMQQDIRGELSR; the protein is encoded by the coding sequence ATGACAAAAAAAAATATCTATATCGCCTATACAGGCGGCACAATAGGAATGCAGAAGTCAGCGCACGGATATATTCCTGTCGCTGGTTTTATGGAACGGCAGCTGCAAAACATGCCTGAGTTTCACCGCTCAGAAATGCCTGCATTTACTATCCACGAATATGCACCACTGATTGACTCTTCAGATATGACCCCTGAAGACTGGCAGCGGATTGCCGATGATATTCAGGCCAATTACGACAAGTTTGATGGATTTGTCATTCTTCATGGTACGGACACCATGGCCTATACCGCTTCTGCGCTGTCATTTATGCTGGAGAATCTGGGTAAACCTGTGATTGTCACCGGCTCGCAGATCCCGCTGGCAGAAATGCGCTCCGACGGGCAGAGTAACCTGCTCAATGCGTTGCATCTTGCGGCAAATTATCCGGTCAACGAAGTCACGGTTTTCTTCAATAACCAGCTTCTGCGCGGCAACCGCAGCACAAAAGCCCATGCCGACGGTTTCAATGCCTTTATTTCGCCCAACATGCCGGCACTAATCGAAGCTGGGATCAACATTCAGGTCAAACCCACCACAGAGCTGAACAAACAGCCTGCCGGTGAGTTTCGAGTGCACCAGATCACTCCGCAACCTATCGGTGTGATCACCATGTACCCCGGCATTTCGCCTGAAGTGATCCGAAACACCCTTCGCCAGCCGGTCAACGCGATGATCCTGCTGACGTTCGGCGTGGGCAATGCGCCACAAAACCCTGAACTGCTGGCTCAGTTGAAGGAAGCTGCTGACCGCGGCGTTATCGTCGTGAACCTGACTCAGTGTCTGTCCGGGAAAGTGAATATGGATGGTTACGCAACGGGCTGTGCCCTGGCTGATGCCGGTGTACTCAGTGGCTATGACATGACCCGTGAAGCTGCACTGGCTAAACTGCACTTTCTGCTCAGCCAGGCGTTACCAACAGAAAAAGTGCGTGAACTGATGCAACAGGACATTCGCGGCGAATTGTCCCGTTAA
- a CDS encoding VOC family protein — MPISRVDTVSIPVSDQSQALLFYRDALGFELIRDHKADSHKRWIQLAPKGAETTISLVMPFGGMRAGSVQGLVVHTDDITSTYDELTNRGVSLSEIVTLMGGRFATFNDPDGNGWVLIEADITMQA, encoded by the coding sequence ATGCCGATTTCGCGGGTTGATACTGTATCGATTCCTGTTTCGGACCAGAGCCAGGCACTTTTATTTTACCGAGATGCGCTGGGGTTTGAGCTGATCAGGGATCACAAGGCAGATAGTCACAAACGCTGGATACAGCTGGCACCTAAGGGCGCAGAGACGACCATAAGTCTGGTGATGCCATTTGGGGGAATGCGGGCAGGTTCTGTTCAGGGGCTGGTGGTGCATACTGACGATATCACATCGACATATGATGAACTCACCAACCGGGGGGTCAGTTTGTCAGAGATAGTGACCTTGATGGGAGGGCGTTTCGCGACGTTCAATGATCCGGATGGGAATGGCTGGGTGCTGATTGAAGCGGACATTACCATGCAGGCCTGA